AAAACCAAGAATTCCACCTTGTGTTAATAAGTTTGCCATTGCTTGTTTATCAATTCCGGGTAAAGGAATATGACTACCCAGTCTAACTACAATCAACATTGCTAATGTAAATAAAAGACGGCTTTTTAAATCAGGTATTTTGAATAGACTACGAAGTTGATCCAGCACTTAAATCACCTCAACCTTCCCACCGGCTGATTCTATTTTCTTTATAGCTTCCTGGCTAAAACGGTGCGCTCGTACTGTTATTTTTTTATTTATTGCTCCTCCGCCAAGTATTTTAATGCCATCCCCGATTTTTTTTATCATGCCTTCTTCCAAAAATCGTTCGGGATTTATAACTTCATCGTCATTAAATCTATTTAATTTTTCAAGATTTATAATTGCATATTCTTTCTTAAAAATATTAC
The window above is part of the Atribacterota bacterium genome. Proteins encoded here:
- the rplO gene encoding 50S ribosomal protein L15; protein product: MKLNNLEKSPGSVHAKKRVGRGNASGNGTTAGRGMNGQKSRSGSKTRSYFEGGQMPLSRRIPKRGFCNIFKKEYAIINLEKLNRFNDDEVINPERFLEEGMIKKIGDGIKILGGGAINKKITVRAHRFSQEAIKKIESAGGKVEVI